The Candidatus Nanosynbacter lyticus genome window below encodes:
- a CDS encoding CPBP family glutamic-type intramembrane protease has protein sequence MLSRILQELRLHRVLELGVAAALFGYVHIIYGDVLTVVIMSIVGLVWYRAYQRSSNLIGVTISHVVLGVMTIALGIID, from the coding sequence ATCCTCAGCCGTATACTACAAGAACTACGGCTACACCGAGTGCTGGAGCTTGGCGTAGCAGCCGCCCTTTTTGGTTATGTACATATCATCTACGGCGACGTACTCACCGTTGTTATCATGAGCATTGTTGGCCTTGTCTGGTACCGAGCGTACCAGCGCTCATCAAACCTCATCGGTGTAACGATAAGTCACGTGGTGCTTGGTGTGATGACGATTGCCCTGGGGATTATTGATTAA
- the rny gene encoding ribonuclease Y, with the protein MVGIVIGGLVGAALGVGGFYAYQRTRQANGKSQIERDIAEAKSKASDIVLKAKDEALKIENERRREWQKTENRLADREQTLDRKLDELDKRAEKLRAHEDEVDNLKEEIRTIRTRQQEKLEKIAGLKKKDAADKLMQMTERDIKNDLVGLVSKLQHEAMDDAEERAQMILLTAMERMSSEVTAERTVTAVKLTDDEMKGRIIGKEGRNIQALQRETGVDILVDDTPGMIVLSSFDPIRRQVARLSLEMLMKDGRIHPARIEEVVAKAKKQIDKEVKQAGEDAMRETGVVGIPKEMQRLLGELKFRTSYGQNVLKHSTEMAQMAGVIAEEIGADVRITKIATLLHDVGKAVTHKIEGKHHHIGAELARKYGMDERIVHAIEAHHDDIEATTPEALIVRVCDAASAARPGARNISAENFAERMRDLENVATSFNGVDKAYAISAGREVRVIVRSEDIDDLSAFKLSRDIATKIESTMQYPGTIKVNVIRETRAIEYAK; encoded by the coding sequence ATGGTAGGAATAGTTATTGGCGGCTTGGTTGGCGCGGCACTTGGCGTGGGCGGTTTTTACGCCTATCAGCGAACACGGCAAGCTAATGGCAAGTCGCAAATTGAGCGTGACATCGCCGAGGCAAAGAGTAAGGCGAGCGACATTGTCCTGAAAGCTAAGGACGAAGCCTTAAAAATCGAAAATGAGCGCCGCCGCGAGTGGCAAAAGACCGAGAATCGGTTGGCGGATCGCGAGCAGACGCTGGATCGGAAATTGGACGAACTAGACAAGCGGGCGGAGAAGCTGCGCGCACACGAAGATGAGGTTGATAATCTCAAGGAAGAGATTCGCACTATTCGCACGCGTCAGCAGGAGAAGCTCGAGAAGATTGCGGGCCTAAAGAAAAAGGATGCTGCCGACAAGCTCATGCAAATGACAGAGCGCGATATCAAGAACGATCTGGTCGGATTGGTGTCAAAATTACAACACGAGGCTATGGATGATGCCGAAGAGCGGGCGCAGATGATCTTGCTCACGGCGATGGAGCGGATGAGCAGCGAGGTGACGGCTGAGCGAACAGTCACGGCCGTCAAGCTGACTGATGATGAGATGAAAGGTCGAATCATCGGCAAAGAAGGTCGCAACATTCAGGCGTTGCAGCGCGAGACTGGTGTCGATATTTTGGTGGATGATACGCCGGGTATGATCGTGCTGTCGAGTTTTGATCCAATTCGCCGGCAGGTGGCTCGATTGAGCCTCGAGATGTTGATGAAAGATGGCCGTATCCACCCGGCCCGCATTGAAGAAGTTGTCGCCAAGGCGAAAAAACAGATCGATAAAGAAGTCAAGCAGGCCGGCGAGGACGCCATGCGCGAGACGGGCGTCGTCGGCATCCCGAAGGAAATGCAGCGACTGCTCGGTGAGCTGAAATTCCGGACGAGTTACGGGCAGAACGTATTGAAGCATTCGACTGAGATGGCCCAGATGGCTGGGGTGATCGCTGAGGAAATTGGCGCTGATGTGCGCATCACAAAAATCGCGACATTGCTGCATGACGTCGGTAAGGCGGTAACGCATAAGATCGAGGGTAAGCATCACCACATCGGTGCCGAGCTAGCGCGCAAATACGGCATGGACGAGCGGATCGTTCACGCCATCGAAGCGCATCATGATGATATCGAGGCGACGACGCCGGAGGCATTGATCGTACGAGTGTGCGACGCCGCCAGTGCTGCTCGGCCAGGAGCACGCAATATTTCAGCCGAGAATTTTGCTGAGCGGATGCGCGACCTAGAGAACGTAGCAACCAGCTTTAATGGTGTTGATAAAGCCTATGCAATTTCTGCGGGGCGCGAAGTGCGGGTGATTGTCCGGTCAGAGGATATTGATGATCTGAGCGCATTCAAACTGTCGCGCGATATCGCTACTAAAATTGAATCAACCATGCAGTACCCAGGCACTATCAAGGTTAATGTAATCCGTGAAACACGGGCGATCGAGTACGCAAAATAA
- a CDS encoding type 1 glutamine amidotransferase has translation MTITIIQLYPRDMNLYGDWGNTLALKKRLEWRGFTVRIIDHNPGDTTDFMAGDIFIGGGGQDAGQEIIQDDLLARADELRRLAESGVPMLMICGMYQLFGRAFTTHDGHVIRGAGILPLETYAKAERLIGNITLESEEFGQIVGYENHSGQTLLDDGVLPLGRVVRGAGNDETGQVEGARLHNIVATYLHGPILPKNPRLADFLITVALARKGYTDKLSTLPIDRTAEHAQRVAMERGR, from the coding sequence ATGACGATCACGATTATTCAATTGTATCCGCGCGATATGAACCTATATGGCGACTGGGGCAATACGCTGGCGCTGAAAAAGCGGCTGGAATGGCGCGGCTTTACGGTCCGTATTATCGATCATAATCCGGGCGATACGACTGATTTTATGGCGGGAGATATATTTATCGGCGGTGGTGGCCAGGATGCCGGGCAAGAAATTATCCAGGACGATTTGCTGGCGCGAGCGGATGAGCTACGGCGCTTAGCGGAGAGCGGCGTGCCGATGTTGATGATCTGTGGTATGTATCAATTATTTGGCCGGGCGTTCACCACACATGATGGGCACGTGATTCGTGGTGCGGGGATTTTACCGCTAGAGACATACGCCAAGGCAGAGCGACTGATCGGCAACATCACGCTCGAGAGCGAGGAATTCGGACAGATCGTCGGTTATGAAAATCATAGCGGCCAGACACTGCTCGACGACGGAGTGTTGCCGCTCGGGCGCGTGGTGCGGGGCGCTGGTAATGATGAGACTGGCCAAGTTGAGGGCGCGAGGCTGCACAACATCGTGGCGACGTACCTGCACGGACCGATCTTGCCAAAGAATCCACGGCTCGCTGATTTTTTGATCACCGTGGCGCTCGCACGAAAAGGCTATACCGATAAGCTCAGCACGCTACCCATCGACCGCACCGCAGAACATGCACAACGAGTGGCGATGGAGCGAGGACGGTAA
- a CDS encoding 2,3-diphosphoglycerate-dependent phosphoglycerate mutase: MMGILVISRHGESEWNLLGKWTGWTDVGLTEKGRADTVRLGALLKDIRFDEAYTSALKRTHQTLDALLEGRGMGSLPTTQAAELNERDYGDLTGKNKWEVKAEIGEEAFNGIRRGWDYPVPGGETLKDVHARVVPYFEREILPKLQAGENILLVAHGNSIRALMKHLDHVPEADMAHVEMPFGQLLVYTFEPTSDLPTNKDVLSVEIEAVNA, translated from the coding sequence ATGATGGGAATATTAGTTATCAGTCGACACGGTGAAAGTGAATGGAATCTGCTCGGCAAGTGGACGGGCTGGACGGACGTGGGGCTCACGGAAAAAGGGCGGGCCGACACAGTGCGGCTGGGTGCGCTACTCAAAGACATCAGGTTTGATGAGGCGTATACGTCGGCACTCAAGCGGACGCACCAAACGCTGGATGCGCTGCTTGAGGGGCGCGGCATGGGCAGTCTGCCGACGACGCAAGCAGCCGAGCTGAATGAGCGTGATTATGGTGATCTGACTGGTAAAAATAAGTGGGAAGTCAAGGCGGAGATTGGCGAGGAAGCCTTCAACGGTATCCGGCGCGGCTGGGATTATCCAGTGCCGGGTGGTGAAACGCTCAAGGATGTTCATGCGCGGGTCGTGCCGTATTTTGAGCGGGAGATTTTACCAAAATTACAGGCCGGTGAGAACATTCTATTAGTGGCGCATGGTAATTCTATCCGCGCGCTGATGAAACATCTCGACCACGTGCCAGAAGCAGACATGGCCCATGTGGAAATGCCGTTTGGTCAGCTACTGGTTTACACCTTTGAGCCGACGTCTGATCTACCGACGAATAAAGACGTATTGTCGGTGGAGATTGAGGCGGTGAACGCGTAA
- the pilM gene encoding pilus assembly protein PilM: protein MANIFYKSKPIIGLDINKAGVRVMSVDMARMTVHGYGAIELDPAKDESDDRAEYLCGKINQMFEKNIVGRLGSNRVVLGLPTTKTYARTFALPIKQENKIEEAVNLEVEQYVPMPLDSLYVDHQIIKRGKENLSVLMCAVPQKIVDEQLAIVESCGIEVAMIEPSINAVARLLERTKEGSLPTVIVDIGPATTDIAILDAAIRVTGGLNIGGNTLTLDIAKKLNVPLETAHQFKVLNGLNTGPRQEKITEALKPSLQRIIGEIQKVIRYYTDRFPDESRLEQVLIVGSGSSVPGLGEYFTGELTLPARVASPWQSLNFNNLAPPAKQLRPRFMTAAGLSLVRAEEIWHD from the coding sequence GTGGCAAATATTTTCTACAAGTCAAAGCCGATCATCGGGCTTGATATTAACAAGGCCGGCGTTCGGGTAATGTCAGTCGATATGGCACGGATGACGGTGCATGGATACGGCGCGATTGAGCTGGATCCGGCGAAGGACGAGAGCGATGACCGGGCAGAGTATCTCTGCGGCAAGATCAATCAAATGTTTGAAAAGAATATTGTCGGACGGCTCGGCAGTAACCGCGTGGTACTGGGATTGCCGACGACCAAGACATACGCGCGCACCTTTGCGCTGCCGATCAAGCAGGAGAATAAGATTGAGGAGGCGGTGAATCTCGAGGTCGAGCAGTATGTGCCGATGCCGCTCGATTCGCTTTATGTTGATCATCAGATTATCAAGCGCGGCAAAGAAAATTTATCGGTCTTGATGTGCGCGGTGCCGCAAAAGATTGTTGACGAGCAGCTGGCAATTGTTGAATCGTGCGGTATTGAGGTGGCGATGATTGAGCCGAGTATCAATGCGGTGGCACGACTGCTTGAGCGAACTAAAGAAGGGTCGCTGCCGACAGTTATCGTTGACATCGGCCCAGCGACGACCGATATCGCTATTCTTGATGCGGCAATTCGCGTGACCGGTGGTCTAAACATTGGTGGCAATACATTGACGCTTGACATTGCGAAAAAATTGAACGTACCACTCGAGACGGCGCACCAATTCAAGGTGCTTAATGGCCTCAACACTGGCCCGCGCCAAGAAAAAATTACCGAGGCACTAAAGCCGAGTCTGCAGCGGATCATCGGTGAAATCCAGAAAGTTATTCGCTACTACACCGATCGCTTCCCGGATGAATCCCGCCTTGAACAGGTGTTGATCGTTGGTAGCGGTAGTAGTGTGCCAGGGCTTGGTGAGTACTTTACGGGCGAGCTGACCCTGCCAGCACGAGTGGCTAGTCCGTGGCAGTCGCTGAACTTTAATAATTTAGCACCGCCGGCCAAACAGCTACGACCGCGGTTTATGACAGCAGCTGGCTTATCACTGGTGCGAGCGGAGGAGATTTGGCATGATTAA
- a CDS encoding type II secretion system F family protein, which produces MTKFKYIATKNNNQPINGELEASSRASAIQLIQAQGMKLVDLKEAGDEKKGFRFGGGKKSVPTEELVSFTRQLSTMVSAGVPILRSLNSMAQHAESPHFREVLNAVSKEIEGGTSFADALSKHPEAFSDVYVNMVRAGEAGGILDDILKRLALQQEKNSSMKKKIKSAMTYPMVLIVITIGAFFGLMIFVLPMIGKTIKDLAGEDAELPALTQILMSISQFMVSFWYIIFPLLFGGVYALLRYIKSPKGKVKFHHFVLKAPIVSKIIRKVAVARFTRTFSALIGAGVSVLEALEVTARAVGNTVYQDSLLDAAKRIKNGEVLSRIINEREDLYPPIVGQMLAVGEETGQTDKVLVKVADFYEEEVDAAISGLSSTIEPVMIVFMGGMVGLIAAAVMMPITGLANQIKG; this is translated from the coding sequence ATGACAAAATTTAAATATATCGCAACTAAAAATAACAATCAGCCGATCAACGGCGAGCTAGAAGCCAGCAGTCGCGCCAGTGCTATCCAGCTCATTCAAGCTCAGGGCATGAAGTTGGTCGATCTCAAGGAAGCTGGCGATGAAAAGAAAGGGTTTCGTTTTGGGGGTGGCAAAAAATCAGTACCGACCGAGGAGCTAGTTAGCTTTACCAGGCAGCTGAGCACCATGGTGTCTGCCGGTGTGCCAATTCTCAGGTCACTCAACTCAATGGCGCAGCACGCCGAGAGTCCGCATTTTCGCGAGGTTTTGAATGCAGTATCTAAGGAGATTGAAGGCGGTACCTCGTTCGCTGATGCGCTGAGCAAGCATCCTGAGGCGTTTAGTGATGTGTATGTCAACATGGTGCGCGCCGGTGAAGCGGGCGGTATTCTTGATGATATTTTGAAGCGCCTGGCCCTGCAGCAGGAAAAGAACTCATCAATGAAAAAGAAGATTAAGAGTGCTATGACCTATCCGATGGTGCTGATCGTCATCACTATCGGGGCGTTCTTTGGTTTGATGATTTTTGTCCTGCCGATGATTGGCAAGACGATTAAGGATCTGGCGGGCGAGGACGCGGAGCTGCCAGCCCTGACGCAGATACTGATGAGTATCAGCCAGTTTATGGTAAGTTTTTGGTATATTATTTTCCCGCTATTATTTGGCGGTGTGTATGCGCTGCTTCGCTACATCAAGTCGCCAAAAGGTAAAGTCAAGTTCCATCATTTTGTCCTGAAAGCACCGATCGTCAGTAAGATTATTCGCAAGGTGGCGGTGGCGCGGTTTACCCGTACCTTCTCGGCGCTGATCGGTGCGGGTGTGTCGGTACTCGAGGCGCTGGAAGTAACGGCCCGGGCAGTCGGTAACACGGTGTATCAAGATTCATTGCTTGATGCTGCCAAGCGCATTAAGAATGGCGAGGTCTTGTCGCGGATTATCAATGAGCGCGAAGATCTCTATCCACCAATCGTTGGCCAGATGCTGGCGGTCGGTGAAGAGACGGGCCAGACGGATAAGGTGCTGGTCAAGGTGGCGGATTTTTATGAGGAAGAGGTCGATGCAGCGATTAGCGGTTTGAGTTCGACGATTGAGCCGGTGATGATCGTCTTTATGGGTGGTATGGTCGGCTTGATCGCGGCGGCGGTGATGATGCCGATTACTGGATTAGCAAATCAAATTAAGGGGTAG
- a CDS encoding tRNA threonylcarbamoyladenosine biosynthesis protein TsaB, giving the protein MIILLDTSTMTCRLTIVQGDTWREVAWEAGRGLARGLLRFLDEQTGGIHHISGIGIMRGPGSFTGLRIGCAVANTLAEGLGIPIVGSSGDHWRDDCLERLKRAENDTIILPEYGGAAHITAPRK; this is encoded by the coding sequence GTGATTATTCTGCTCGATACATCGACGATGACGTGCCGTTTAACGATTGTTCAGGGTGATACCTGGCGAGAGGTGGCTTGGGAAGCGGGTCGTGGTTTAGCCCGAGGGCTGCTACGATTTTTGGACGAGCAGACCGGCGGCATTCACCACATCAGTGGTATCGGCATCATGCGTGGGCCGGGTAGCTTTACGGGACTGAGGATTGGCTGTGCGGTGGCAAACACGTTGGCGGAGGGACTCGGCATTCCGATCGTTGGCAGTAGTGGCGATCACTGGCGAGATGACTGCCTGGAGCGGCTGAAGCGCGCCGAAAACGACACGATTATTCTCCCCGAATATGGCGGCGCGGCTCACATCACGGCTCCGCGCAAATAG
- a CDS encoding NUDIX domain-containing protein, with translation MRSGWLPHEEWLKTQDTRIASAALLIENPAGELLTVKAYYKTHWSLPGGMVDAGETPLQAALREAQEEVGLVVTEEEVSFFAVASRSSDKGLAHQYIFRAVLDDERLGQIVLQQSEIDAYQFLSRDAVLASNEGFAWSIPHWAHHRPGGYVETRIVDGDDERQEAVTQFVGFGS, from the coding sequence ATGAGAAGTGGTTGGTTGCCGCATGAGGAGTGGCTAAAGACGCAGGACACTCGGATCGCCAGTGCTGCGCTGCTGATTGAAAATCCGGCGGGTGAGCTGCTCACAGTCAAGGCGTATTACAAGACGCACTGGAGTCTGCCCGGTGGTATGGTTGACGCTGGCGAAACGCCGCTACAGGCAGCACTTCGCGAAGCCCAGGAAGAGGTCGGGTTAGTCGTCACCGAGGAGGAAGTTTCGTTTTTTGCGGTAGCGTCACGCTCCAGCGACAAAGGACTGGCGCATCAGTATATCTTTCGGGCCGTGCTGGATGATGAGCGACTTGGGCAGATCGTCTTGCAACAGTCGGAAATTGACGCCTATCAGTTCCTGAGCCGCGACGCAGTGCTGGCAAGCAATGAAGGATTCGCGTGGTCAATACCACATTGGGCTCATCATCGGCCAGGCGGCTATGTCGAAACGCGAATCGTTGACGGCGATGACGAACGTCAAGAGGCGGTTACGCAATTCGTGGGATTTGGTTCGTAG
- a CDS encoding PilN domain-containing protein — protein MINLLPPKVKREIVAGRSNVILWRYCVVSLILGFLLIVATVGIYLIMEHAKTTAQQTIETGNRRALQYQKVQQDYDSFSANLKIAKAILDKDVRYSKVALKIAQAMPSGTILQTLTLDSKKLGTPMTINARGKTYGDALRLKDSFQQSNLFKDVNLASAVAEKENKDGYPINITINVTMVPEVAKQ, from the coding sequence ATGATTAATCTATTACCGCCGAAAGTTAAACGTGAGATTGTCGCCGGCCGGTCAAATGTGATATTGTGGCGCTACTGCGTGGTGTCGTTAATCCTCGGCTTCTTACTCATCGTGGCGACAGTAGGTATTTATTTGATCATGGAGCATGCAAAAACGACTGCTCAGCAGACGATTGAGACGGGTAACCGTCGGGCGCTGCAGTATCAAAAAGTCCAGCAGGATTATGACTCGTTTAGTGCAAACCTCAAGATTGCTAAAGCAATCCTTGATAAAGACGTGCGATATTCAAAGGTGGCACTCAAGATTGCCCAGGCGATGCCATCGGGAACAATTTTGCAAACGTTGACGCTGGATAGCAAGAAGCTCGGCACGCCGATGACTATCAACGCACGCGGCAAAACGTATGGCGATGCACTGCGGCTGAAGGACAGTTTTCAGCAGTCAAACCTCTTTAAGGATGTTAATCTCGCCTCGGCGGTGGCCGAAAAAGAAAACAAGGACGGTTACCCAATCAATATTACAATTAATGTGACGATGGTGCCGGAGGTCGCGAAGCAATGA
- the tsaE gene encoding tRNA (adenosine(37)-N6)-threonylcarbamoyltransferase complex ATPase subunit type 1 TsaE, whose product MSQIITSITAMQQLGQVIGRSLKGGEVIELVGDIGAGKTTLTKGVAEGLDITEPVQSPTFTISRVYQSPGGLTLAHYDFYRLGEAGIMAEEIHEVTMQPQTVTVVEWAGAVEQVLPADRLTARILAIDEQSRRVTLSAGGPTSRALLAAISAADEELA is encoded by the coding sequence ATGAGCCAGATTATTACCAGTATCACAGCGATGCAGCAGCTGGGTCAGGTGATTGGGCGCAGCCTGAAGGGTGGTGAGGTGATTGAGCTGGTCGGGGACATCGGCGCTGGCAAGACAACGCTAACGAAAGGTGTTGCCGAGGGGCTCGACATTACTGAACCGGTGCAAAGCCCAACATTTACTATTTCCCGCGTGTACCAGTCGCCGGGCGGCTTGACGCTGGCTCACTATGATTTTTATCGATTGGGTGAGGCGGGTATCATGGCGGAAGAAATTCATGAGGTAACCATGCAACCACAGACCGTAACAGTGGTTGAGTGGGCGGGTGCCGTCGAGCAGGTATTGCCAGCTGATCGACTGACAGCGAGGATTCTAGCAATTGACGAACAGTCGCGGCGTGTCACGTTGAGTGCTGGCGGGCCGACGAGCCGGGCACTCCTCGCGGCAATCAGTGCGGCGGACGAGGAGTTAGCGTGA
- a CDS encoding Mur ligase family protein: protein MSRQILSTLIGKTVKQAARLRGGGSALPGLVIEKIDPGFITRTLAQIPHGVVVISGTNGKTTTTKIVVELLEAAGLKVFTNRTGSNFSRGVAAALLGEVDMRGRLDADIAVLELDEAWAVKFVQLVPPRYSLLLNVMRDQLDRFGEIDTAAGFLAKIAQATTDTVVLNRDDPRIYRLHQNTAADVAFFGTTDQLLELMPTDDALKTGHAQANQTAPADVLLMDIDKQTATFHIDNAKHAVPMRLNGVYNLLNAAAALSLVRQITGEKAELTTLLGALSDVAPAFGRGETIVIDGTPIELILVKNPSGFRLSLLSFADGTADTMIAINDNYADGRDVSWLWDVDVSRLEQVAVVSGVRAHDMALRLGYDDITPEIIEPDLAAALEKLLAHHPRKPKHIYCTYTAMMRLRKLLAIKTDVEAIR, encoded by the coding sequence ATGTCACGACAGATTCTCAGTACACTCATCGGCAAAACCGTCAAACAAGCCGCTCGCCTACGCGGCGGCGGCTCGGCACTCCCGGGGCTCGTGATTGAAAAGATCGACCCGGGTTTTATCACTCGCACTCTGGCGCAAATACCGCACGGTGTGGTGGTTATCAGCGGCACCAACGGCAAAACCACCACTACTAAGATTGTCGTTGAACTGCTCGAGGCGGCCGGCCTCAAGGTTTTCACCAATCGCACGGGCAGTAATTTCTCGCGCGGCGTGGCAGCAGCACTGCTCGGCGAGGTCGATATGCGCGGGCGGCTGGATGCCGACATCGCGGTGCTGGAGCTTGACGAGGCCTGGGCAGTCAAGTTTGTTCAATTAGTACCGCCACGCTACAGCCTGCTGCTCAATGTCATGCGCGATCAGCTGGATCGGTTTGGCGAGATCGACACGGCAGCTGGTTTCTTGGCAAAAATCGCCCAGGCAACCACTGATACCGTGGTGCTCAACCGCGACGACCCGCGCATCTATCGCCTGCACCAAAATACGGCAGCGGACGTAGCGTTTTTTGGCACAACCGACCAGCTGCTCGAGCTGATGCCGACTGACGATGCGCTCAAGACTGGCCATGCTCAGGCCAACCAGACAGCTCCGGCTGACGTACTGCTCATGGACATCGATAAGCAAACGGCGACCTTTCACATTGACAATGCCAAGCACGCGGTGCCGATGCGACTGAATGGCGTGTATAACTTGCTCAATGCAGCGGCGGCGCTGAGTTTGGTCCGGCAAATTACAGGAGAGAAAGCCGAGCTGACGACGTTACTAGGCGCCCTGTCGGACGTAGCGCCGGCATTCGGTCGAGGCGAGACCATCGTGATTGACGGCACACCGATTGAGCTGATTCTCGTGAAAAATCCGAGCGGCTTTCGGCTCAGCCTGCTGTCATTTGCCGACGGGACGGCGGATACGATGATTGCCATCAACGACAACTACGCCGACGGACGCGACGTTAGCTGGCTGTGGGACGTGGATGTTTCACGCCTCGAGCAGGTGGCGGTGGTCAGCGGCGTACGCGCCCATGACATGGCACTGCGGCTAGGGTATGATGATATTACGCCAGAAATAATCGAGCCAGATTTAGCGGCGGCGTTGGAGAAATTACTAGCCCATCATCCACGCAAACCAAAACATATTTACTGTACCTACACGGCGATGATGCGACTGCGCAAATTATTAGCAATCAAAACCGATGTGGAGGCCATCCGATGA
- a CDS encoding NUDIX domain-containing protein encodes MFKAWQKETIEVKSLAQPYLVKRDIDYFEYQLPISVKAVISLNGQIPLLRNERDEWELPGGKLDLGESPTACVQREVH; translated from the coding sequence ATGTTCAAGGCTTGGCAAAAGGAAACGATTGAAGTTAAGTCGCTCGCCCAGCCTTATTTGGTCAAGCGGGATATTGATTATTTTGAATATCAATTGCCAATTTCTGTTAAGGCTGTCATCTCTCTTAACGGTCAGATTCCACTCTTGCGAAATGAGCGTGACGAATGGGAGCTGCCGGGAGGAAAATTAGATCTCGGGGAAAGTCCAACAGCGTGCGTACAACGTGAAGTTCATTAA
- a CDS encoding NUDIX hydrolase translates to MNVHNWVYTIFPYRHVFVVTYFAKAVEGATPHFSHEHKELALVSPDEVNKLNMPEGYKVAIRQVLELGLFKQKYYLHSSAHEVRSGLCE, encoded by the coding sequence ATGAATGTTCACAATTGGGTGTACACAATTTTTCCGTATCGTCACGTTTTTGTGGTTACATATTTTGCGAAAGCGGTCGAGGGCGCAACGCCGCACTTTAGTCATGAACATAAAGAGTTGGCACTTGTCTCTCCGGATGAGGTCAATAAGCTCAACATGCCCGAGGGATACAAGGTTGCCATTCGTCAGGTTTTGGAGCTTGGTTTGTTCAAGCAAAAATACTATCTGCACTCCAGCGCGCATGAGGTACGTAGCGGTCTGTGTGAATGA
- a CDS encoding PRC-barrel domain-containing protein, which translates to MLISAERFDNAPVMSLQTGSELARTSRAVIDPRNLSIVAYELEGPTLDQSPSLLRIADVREIGPLGLIIDSADELIMPSDVLKIKEVYEFQFALVGKRVIDEKNHKVGKVIGYTLEAGNFVIQQLRVRRPLLKSFGDTELLIHRSQIVRVTDEHIVVKTPEIRHKEPVVQPQPTFENPFRKAHPAAEADGSDSK; encoded by the coding sequence ATGCTAATTTCTGCTGAACGATTTGATAACGCACCGGTGATGAGCCTACAGACTGGCTCGGAGCTGGCACGGACATCGCGGGCGGTGATTGACCCGCGCAATTTATCAATCGTGGCGTATGAGCTAGAAGGGCCGACGCTTGATCAGTCACCGAGTTTACTGCGGATCGCCGATGTGCGGGAAATTGGGCCGCTGGGTCTGATCATTGATTCGGCGGACGAGCTGATTATGCCGAGCGACGTCCTGAAGATCAAGGAAGTGTATGAGTTTCAGTTCGCACTAGTTGGTAAGCGGGTCATTGATGAAAAAAATCATAAGGTTGGCAAGGTCATCGGCTACACGTTGGAGGCCGGTAATTTTGTCATTCAGCAGCTCCGGGTGCGGCGACCACTACTCAAGAGTTTTGGCGATACTGAACTGCTGATTCATCGTTCGCAGATCGTTCGTGTGACTGACGAACATATCGTTGTCAAGACGCCAGAGATCCGCCACAAGGAGCCGGTTGTGCAGCCACAGCCAACGTTCGAAAATCCATTCCGAAAGGCGCATCCTGCGGCCGAAGCTGACGGCAGCGACAGCAAATGA